In Oreochromis niloticus isolate F11D_XX linkage group LG18, O_niloticus_UMD_NMBU, whole genome shotgun sequence, one genomic interval encodes:
- the oc90 gene encoding otoconin-90 isoform X7, producing MLEALITLMTHFFTSSSGQEPQVRVMFLTWMFLLSALPNALSAGSIFCPDPEADHMTDCLGLRFTWIHSVFDNFPSMLSFVSKLHCATGICPRDLEDYGCSCRYVAAGNPMDALDVCCEAHRLCYQNAAPCRQELPLAPYNFSCPAAANTSCDAADLCQQRFCECDRAAIDCMTQSPYNSTLRGLADTSCSATNQTVWQNGTKSMTRAVEDEEESGSKSLINTDLLGGVEETGEVFRAADVLPVENTSESFNFSSSFFLSAAVTTGRVDNQSDTEAVEYNLSTPAPLMPAEELEEGTGGAAEVEEAEMTHLSYISKVLNESATEEALEQEEINGDQMTHNPPAISRDSGLRVHGEETPTEAESKLTSSLSSAAEITEVNETGTSAPLDHILPSTPPRTTTPRELTSAAVEESAETGVILASTTTNTSPSESSEEEGNGKEEEDNEEEQESGELVFDVLKTTTMTTATTASATRKTPHTDWFTPQRRAVPFFAWSLLESVGLTDIHLQPDTKAECSHSFSVYASDGQSRREMPALGEMLHCLTGRCPHEYEMYGCYCGQEGGSQPLDQLDRCCFFHHCCLKQISSMGCRPERKLKAQISCENAKPRCQGVTVCDKLQCVCDKTTAECMAAAHFNHSLPTPQCHGPTPPCRRASRPPKPLRFSPQSSEESDMEVGDASSEEDTAANTPPPQQPPHSHDSSDLKDNEKLTPSAGSPGDVTHPPPLPPPPSPAASSEESGERLTLSGVQNQNLRPSAGQGQGQQPGERKEEEQEGGEEEEEEGGKEEEVEEEEETEKEEEEK from the exons ATGCTTGAGGCTTTAATAACGTTAATGACACACTTCTTCACCTCATCGAGCGGACAGGAGCCACAG GTACGAGTCATGTTCCTGACGTGGATGTTTCTGCTGTCTGCTCTTCCAAACG CGCTTTCCGCCGGCTCCATCTTCTGTCCGGACCCGGAGGCAGATCACATGACTG ATTGTCTTGGGCTGCGCTTCACCTGGATACACTCGGTCTTCGATAACTTCCCCTCCATGCTGAGCTTTGTGTCGAAGCTGCACTGTGCGACGGGGATTTGCCCACGTGACCTGGAAGATTATGGCTGCTCCTGCAGATATGTGGCAGCTGGAAACCCCATGGATGCTCTGGACGT GTGCTGCGAGGCTCACCGGCTGTGTTACCAGAACGCTGCCCCCTGCAGGCAGGAGCTGCCGCTCGCCCCGTACAACTTCAGCTGTCCAGCAGCTGCAAACACCAGCTGCG ATGCTGCTGATTTGTGTCAGCAGAGGTTCTGTGAATGCGACCGAGCCGCCATCGACTGCATGACTCAGAGCCCCTACAACTCAACGCTGAGAGGCCTCGCTGACACGTCCTGCTCAGCTACAAATCAAACAG TTTGGCAAAATGGGACCAAATCCATGACTCGTGCTgtggaggacgaggaggagagTGGATCAAAATCACTGATCAATACAG ATCTGCTCGGTGGCGTCGAGGAGACAGGTGAAGTCTTCAGAGCAGCAG ATGTTCTCCCAGTAGAAAACACCTCAGAAAGCTTTAATTTCTCCAGCTCGTTCTTCCTGTCAGCAG CAGTAACAACAGGCAGGGTGGATAACCAGAGTGACACCGAGGCCGTGGAGTACAACCTCAGCACTCCAGCACCGCTGATGCCTGCTG AGGAGCTTGAGGAAGGCACAGGAGGTGCAGCGGAGGTGGAAGAGGCAGAGATGACACACCTGAGTTATATCTCTAAAG TTCTGAATGAGAGCGCCACAGAGGAAGCACTCGAGCAGGAAGAGATAAATGGGGATCAGATGACCCACAATCCTCCAGCAATCAGCCGGG ATTCAGGTTTGCGCGTTCATGGTGAAGAGACGCCAACTGAAGCAGAATCCAAGCTGACCTCTTCACTGAGCTCTGCTGCTGAAATCACAGAGGTGAATGAAACAGGAACATCAGCGCCGCTCGATCACATTTTACCATCGACTCCTCCGAGAACTACAACTCCCAGAGAGCTGACATCAGCGGCTGTGGAAGAATCAGCCGAGACAG GTGTAATCTTAGCCTCAACAACAACCAACACGAGTCCTTCTGAGTCATCTGAGGAGGAAGGAAAtgggaaagaggaggaggacaaTGAAGAGGAGCAGGAGTCTGGTGAGCTCG TCTTTGATGTGCTCAAAACTACAACAatgacaacagcaacaacagcgTCAGCCACAAGGAAAACTCCTCACACAG ACTGGTTCACTCCTCAGAGGAGGGCGGTGCCGTTCTTCGCCTGGTCCCTGCTGGAGTCTGTTGGGCTGACCGACATACACTTGCAGCCAGACACCAAAG CAGAATGCAGTCACTCCTTCAGCGTGTACGCCAGCGACGGTCAGTCCAGACGGGAGATGCCAGCGCTGGGGGAGATGCTCCACTGCCTGACGGGACGCTGCCCGCACGAGTACGAGATGTACGGCTGCTACTGCGGACAGGAGGGCGGCAGTCAGCCTCTGGATCAGCTGGACAG GTGTTGCTTCTTCCACCATTGCTGCCTGAAGCAGATCAGCTCGATGGGCTGCAGGCCGGAGAGGAAGCTCAAGGCTCAGATCTCCTGTGAGAACGCAAAACCACGAT GTCAGGGGGTCACTGTGTGCGACAAACTGCAGTGTGTATGCGACAAAACCACAGCAGAGTGCATGGCGGCCGCACACTTTAACCACAGTCTGCCGACGCCGCAGTGCCACGGGCCAACGCCCCCCTGCCGCCGAGCCAGCAGACCCCCCAAACCTCTGAGGTTCTCCCCCCAGTCCAGCGAGGAGTCGGACATGGAGGTCGGGGACGCCAGCAGTGAGGAGGACACGGCTGCAAACACACCTCCACCTCAGCAACCTCCTCACAG CCATGACAGCTCCGACCTGAAGGACAACGAGAAGTTGACTCCTTCTGCTGGATCACCCGGAGACGTGacacatcctcctcctctccctccccctCCTTCTCCTGCTGCCTCCAGTGAGGAGAGCGGGGAGCGACTGACACTCAGCGGGGTTCAAAACCAGAACCTGAGGCCGAGTGCAGGGCAGGGCCAGGGCCAGCAAccgggagagagaaaggaggaggagcaagagggaggagaggaagaggaggaggaaggtggaaaagaagaagaagtagaggaagaggaggaaacagagaaagaggaggaggaaaaatag
- the oc90 gene encoding otoconin-90 isoform X9, whose product MLEALITLMTHFFTSSSGQEPQVRVMFLTWMFLLSALPNALSAGSIFCPDPEADHMTDCLGLRFTWIHSVFDNFPSMLSFVSKLHCATGICPRDLEDYGCSCRYVAAGNPMDALDVCCEAHRLCYQNAAPCRQELPLAPYNFSCPAAANTSCDAADLCQQRFCECDRAAIDCMTQSPYNSTLRGLADTSCSATNQTVWQNGTKSMTRAVEDEEESGSKSLINTDLLGGVEETGEVFRAADVLPVENTSESFNFSSSFFLSAAVTTGRVDNQSDTEAVEYNLSTPAPLMPAEELEEGTGGAAEVEEAEMTHLSYISKVLNESATEEALEQEEINGDQMTHNPPAISRDSGLRVHGEETPTEAESKLTSSLSSAAEITEVNETGTSAPLDHILPSTPPRTTTPRELTSAAVEESAETGVILASTTTNTSPSESSEEEGNGKEEEDNEEEQESVFDVLKTTTMTTATTASATRKTPHTDWFTPQRRAVPFFAWSLLESVGLTDIHLQPDTKAECSHSFSVYASDGQSRREMPALGEMLHCLTGRCPHEYEMYGCYCGQEGGSQPLDQLDRCCFFHHCCLKQISSMGCRPERKLKAQISCENAKPRCQGVTVCDKLQCVCDKTTAECMAAAHFNHSLPTPQCHGPTPPCRRASRPPKPLRFSPQSSEESDMEVGDASSEEDTAANTPPPQQPPHSHDSSDLKDNEKLTPSAGSPGDVTHPPPLPPPPSPAASSEESGERLTLSGVQNQNLRPSAGQGQGQQPGERKEEEQEGGEEEEEEGGKEEEVEEEEETEKEEEEK is encoded by the exons ATGCTTGAGGCTTTAATAACGTTAATGACACACTTCTTCACCTCATCGAGCGGACAGGAGCCACAG GTACGAGTCATGTTCCTGACGTGGATGTTTCTGCTGTCTGCTCTTCCAAACG CGCTTTCCGCCGGCTCCATCTTCTGTCCGGACCCGGAGGCAGATCACATGACTG ATTGTCTTGGGCTGCGCTTCACCTGGATACACTCGGTCTTCGATAACTTCCCCTCCATGCTGAGCTTTGTGTCGAAGCTGCACTGTGCGACGGGGATTTGCCCACGTGACCTGGAAGATTATGGCTGCTCCTGCAGATATGTGGCAGCTGGAAACCCCATGGATGCTCTGGACGT GTGCTGCGAGGCTCACCGGCTGTGTTACCAGAACGCTGCCCCCTGCAGGCAGGAGCTGCCGCTCGCCCCGTACAACTTCAGCTGTCCAGCAGCTGCAAACACCAGCTGCG ATGCTGCTGATTTGTGTCAGCAGAGGTTCTGTGAATGCGACCGAGCCGCCATCGACTGCATGACTCAGAGCCCCTACAACTCAACGCTGAGAGGCCTCGCTGACACGTCCTGCTCAGCTACAAATCAAACAG TTTGGCAAAATGGGACCAAATCCATGACTCGTGCTgtggaggacgaggaggagagTGGATCAAAATCACTGATCAATACAG ATCTGCTCGGTGGCGTCGAGGAGACAGGTGAAGTCTTCAGAGCAGCAG ATGTTCTCCCAGTAGAAAACACCTCAGAAAGCTTTAATTTCTCCAGCTCGTTCTTCCTGTCAGCAG CAGTAACAACAGGCAGGGTGGATAACCAGAGTGACACCGAGGCCGTGGAGTACAACCTCAGCACTCCAGCACCGCTGATGCCTGCTG AGGAGCTTGAGGAAGGCACAGGAGGTGCAGCGGAGGTGGAAGAGGCAGAGATGACACACCTGAGTTATATCTCTAAAG TTCTGAATGAGAGCGCCACAGAGGAAGCACTCGAGCAGGAAGAGATAAATGGGGATCAGATGACCCACAATCCTCCAGCAATCAGCCGGG ATTCAGGTTTGCGCGTTCATGGTGAAGAGACGCCAACTGAAGCAGAATCCAAGCTGACCTCTTCACTGAGCTCTGCTGCTGAAATCACAGAGGTGAATGAAACAGGAACATCAGCGCCGCTCGATCACATTTTACCATCGACTCCTCCGAGAACTACAACTCCCAGAGAGCTGACATCAGCGGCTGTGGAAGAATCAGCCGAGACAG GTGTAATCTTAGCCTCAACAACAACCAACACGAGTCCTTCTGAGTCATCTGAGGAGGAAGGAAAtgggaaagaggaggaggacaaTGAAGAGGAGCAGGAGTCTG TCTTTGATGTGCTCAAAACTACAACAatgacaacagcaacaacagcgTCAGCCACAAGGAAAACTCCTCACACAG ACTGGTTCACTCCTCAGAGGAGGGCGGTGCCGTTCTTCGCCTGGTCCCTGCTGGAGTCTGTTGGGCTGACCGACATACACTTGCAGCCAGACACCAAAG CAGAATGCAGTCACTCCTTCAGCGTGTACGCCAGCGACGGTCAGTCCAGACGGGAGATGCCAGCGCTGGGGGAGATGCTCCACTGCCTGACGGGACGCTGCCCGCACGAGTACGAGATGTACGGCTGCTACTGCGGACAGGAGGGCGGCAGTCAGCCTCTGGATCAGCTGGACAG GTGTTGCTTCTTCCACCATTGCTGCCTGAAGCAGATCAGCTCGATGGGCTGCAGGCCGGAGAGGAAGCTCAAGGCTCAGATCTCCTGTGAGAACGCAAAACCACGAT GTCAGGGGGTCACTGTGTGCGACAAACTGCAGTGTGTATGCGACAAAACCACAGCAGAGTGCATGGCGGCCGCACACTTTAACCACAGTCTGCCGACGCCGCAGTGCCACGGGCCAACGCCCCCCTGCCGCCGAGCCAGCAGACCCCCCAAACCTCTGAGGTTCTCCCCCCAGTCCAGCGAGGAGTCGGACATGGAGGTCGGGGACGCCAGCAGTGAGGAGGACACGGCTGCAAACACACCTCCACCTCAGCAACCTCCTCACAG CCATGACAGCTCCGACCTGAAGGACAACGAGAAGTTGACTCCTTCTGCTGGATCACCCGGAGACGTGacacatcctcctcctctccctccccctCCTTCTCCTGCTGCCTCCAGTGAGGAGAGCGGGGAGCGACTGACACTCAGCGGGGTTCAAAACCAGAACCTGAGGCCGAGTGCAGGGCAGGGCCAGGGCCAGCAAccgggagagagaaaggaggaggagcaagagggaggagaggaagaggaggaggaaggtggaaaagaagaagaagtagaggaagaggaggaaacagagaaagaggaggaggaaaaatag
- the oc90 gene encoding otoconin-90 isoform X3, whose product MLEALITLMTHFFTSSSGQEPQVRVMFLTWMFLLSALPNALSAGSIFCPDPEADHMTDCLGLRFTWIHSVFDNFPSMLSFVSKLHCATGICPRDLEDYGCSCRYVAAGNPMDALDVCCEAHRLCYQNAAPCRQELPLAPYNFSCPAAANTSCDAADLCQQRFCECDRAAIDCMTQSPYNSTLRGLADTSCSATNQTVWQNGTKSMTRAVEDEEESGSKSLINTDLLGGVEETGEVFRAADVLPVENTSESFNFSSSFFLSAVTTGRVDNQSDTEAVEYNLSTPAPLMPAEELEEGTGGAAEVEEAEMTHLSYISKVLNESATEEALEQEEINGDQMTHNPPAISRDSGLRVHGEETPTEAESKLTSSLSSAAEITEVNETGTSAPLDHILPSTPPRTTTPRELTSAAVEESAETGVILASTTTNTSPSESSEEEGNGKEEEDNEEEQESGELVFDVLKTTTMTTATTASATRKTPHTGETLPTSATTTSSSAASVRTIAETTQRRPATSVTPRWEVHTRSTTAADLKPPPRSTSEAGSEEKTGTTTVKPPSVEGGEEDDSREKDSDDWFTPQRRAVPFFAWSLLESVGLTDIHLQPDTKAECSHSFSVYASDGQSRREMPALGEMLHCLTGRCPHEYEMYGCYCGQEGGSQPLDQLDRCCFFHHCCLKQISSMGCRPERKLKAQISCENAKPRCQGVTVCDKLQCVCDKTTAECMAAAHFNHSLPTPQCHGPTPPCRRASRPPKPLRFSPQSSEESDMEVGDASSEEDTAANTPPPQQPPHSHDSSDLKDNEKLTPSAGSPGDVTHPPPLPPPPSPAASSEESGERLTLSGVQNQNLRPSAGQGQGQQPGERKEEEQEGGEEEEEEGGKEEEVEEEEETEKEEEEK is encoded by the exons ATGCTTGAGGCTTTAATAACGTTAATGACACACTTCTTCACCTCATCGAGCGGACAGGAGCCACAG GTACGAGTCATGTTCCTGACGTGGATGTTTCTGCTGTCTGCTCTTCCAAACG CGCTTTCCGCCGGCTCCATCTTCTGTCCGGACCCGGAGGCAGATCACATGACTG ATTGTCTTGGGCTGCGCTTCACCTGGATACACTCGGTCTTCGATAACTTCCCCTCCATGCTGAGCTTTGTGTCGAAGCTGCACTGTGCGACGGGGATTTGCCCACGTGACCTGGAAGATTATGGCTGCTCCTGCAGATATGTGGCAGCTGGAAACCCCATGGATGCTCTGGACGT GTGCTGCGAGGCTCACCGGCTGTGTTACCAGAACGCTGCCCCCTGCAGGCAGGAGCTGCCGCTCGCCCCGTACAACTTCAGCTGTCCAGCAGCTGCAAACACCAGCTGCG ATGCTGCTGATTTGTGTCAGCAGAGGTTCTGTGAATGCGACCGAGCCGCCATCGACTGCATGACTCAGAGCCCCTACAACTCAACGCTGAGAGGCCTCGCTGACACGTCCTGCTCAGCTACAAATCAAACAG TTTGGCAAAATGGGACCAAATCCATGACTCGTGCTgtggaggacgaggaggagagTGGATCAAAATCACTGATCAATACAG ATCTGCTCGGTGGCGTCGAGGAGACAGGTGAAGTCTTCAGAGCAGCAG ATGTTCTCCCAGTAGAAAACACCTCAGAAAGCTTTAATTTCTCCAGCTCGTTCTTCCTGTCAGCAG TAACAACAGGCAGGGTGGATAACCAGAGTGACACCGAGGCCGTGGAGTACAACCTCAGCACTCCAGCACCGCTGATGCCTGCTG AGGAGCTTGAGGAAGGCACAGGAGGTGCAGCGGAGGTGGAAGAGGCAGAGATGACACACCTGAGTTATATCTCTAAAG TTCTGAATGAGAGCGCCACAGAGGAAGCACTCGAGCAGGAAGAGATAAATGGGGATCAGATGACCCACAATCCTCCAGCAATCAGCCGGG ATTCAGGTTTGCGCGTTCATGGTGAAGAGACGCCAACTGAAGCAGAATCCAAGCTGACCTCTTCACTGAGCTCTGCTGCTGAAATCACAGAGGTGAATGAAACAGGAACATCAGCGCCGCTCGATCACATTTTACCATCGACTCCTCCGAGAACTACAACTCCCAGAGAGCTGACATCAGCGGCTGTGGAAGAATCAGCCGAGACAG GTGTAATCTTAGCCTCAACAACAACCAACACGAGTCCTTCTGAGTCATCTGAGGAGGAAGGAAAtgggaaagaggaggaggacaaTGAAGAGGAGCAGGAGTCTGGTGAGCTCG TCTTTGATGTGCTCAAAACTACAACAatgacaacagcaacaacagcgTCAGCCACAAGGAAAACTCCTCACACAG GTGAAACGCTCCCAACATCCGCAACAACCACATCTTCATCAGCGGCTTCAGTGAGAACCATCGCAGAGACGACGCAGAGGAGACCGGCCACCTCCGTCACACCGCGTTGGGAGGTCCACACCCGAAGCACAACAGCAGCGGATTTAAAACCTCCGCCACGCTCCACCAGCGAGGCTGGATCCGAGGAAAAGACCGGAACGACAACGGTCAAACCTCCGAGTGtggaaggaggagaggaggacgaCTCGCGGGAGAAAGACTCGGACG ACTGGTTCACTCCTCAGAGGAGGGCGGTGCCGTTCTTCGCCTGGTCCCTGCTGGAGTCTGTTGGGCTGACCGACATACACTTGCAGCCAGACACCAAAG CAGAATGCAGTCACTCCTTCAGCGTGTACGCCAGCGACGGTCAGTCCAGACGGGAGATGCCAGCGCTGGGGGAGATGCTCCACTGCCTGACGGGACGCTGCCCGCACGAGTACGAGATGTACGGCTGCTACTGCGGACAGGAGGGCGGCAGTCAGCCTCTGGATCAGCTGGACAG GTGTTGCTTCTTCCACCATTGCTGCCTGAAGCAGATCAGCTCGATGGGCTGCAGGCCGGAGAGGAAGCTCAAGGCTCAGATCTCCTGTGAGAACGCAAAACCACGAT GTCAGGGGGTCACTGTGTGCGACAAACTGCAGTGTGTATGCGACAAAACCACAGCAGAGTGCATGGCGGCCGCACACTTTAACCACAGTCTGCCGACGCCGCAGTGCCACGGGCCAACGCCCCCCTGCCGCCGAGCCAGCAGACCCCCCAAACCTCTGAGGTTCTCCCCCCAGTCCAGCGAGGAGTCGGACATGGAGGTCGGGGACGCCAGCAGTGAGGAGGACACGGCTGCAAACACACCTCCACCTCAGCAACCTCCTCACAG CCATGACAGCTCCGACCTGAAGGACAACGAGAAGTTGACTCCTTCTGCTGGATCACCCGGAGACGTGacacatcctcctcctctccctccccctCCTTCTCCTGCTGCCTCCAGTGAGGAGAGCGGGGAGCGACTGACACTCAGCGGGGTTCAAAACCAGAACCTGAGGCCGAGTGCAGGGCAGGGCCAGGGCCAGCAAccgggagagagaaaggaggaggagcaagagggaggagaggaagaggaggaggaaggtggaaaagaagaagaagtagaggaagaggaggaaacagagaaagaggaggaggaaaaatag
- the oc90 gene encoding otoconin-90 isoform X4 codes for MLEALITLMTHFFTSSSGQEPQVRVMFLTWMFLLSALPNALSAGSIFCPDPEADHMTDCLGLRFTWIHSVFDNFPSMLSFVSKLHCATGICPRDLEDYGCSCRYVAAGNPMDALDVCCEAHRLCYQNAAPCRQELPLAPYNFSCPAAANTSCDAADLCQQRFCECDRAAIDCMTQSPYNSTLRGLADTSCSATNQTVWQNGTKSMTRAVEDEEESGSKSLINTDLLGGVEETGEVFRAADVLPVENTSESFNFSSSFFLSAAVTTGRVDNQSDTEAVEYNLSTPAPLMPAEELEEGTGGAAEVEEAEMTHLSYISKVLNESATEEALEQEEINGDQMTHNPPAISRDSGLRVHGEETPTEAESKLTSSLSSAAEITEVNETGTSAPLDHILPSTPPRTTTPRELTSAAVEESAETGVILASTTTNTSPSESSEEEGNGKEEEDNEEEQESVFDVLKTTTMTTATTASATRKTPHTGETLPTSATTTSSSAASVRTIAETTQRRPATSVTPRWEVHTRSTTAADLKPPPRSTSEAGSEEKTGTTTVKPPSVEGGEEDDSREKDSDDWFTPQRRAVPFFAWSLLESVGLTDIHLQPDTKAECSHSFSVYASDGQSRREMPALGEMLHCLTGRCPHEYEMYGCYCGQEGGSQPLDQLDRCCFFHHCCLKQISSMGCRPERKLKAQISCENAKPRCQGVTVCDKLQCVCDKTTAECMAAAHFNHSLPTPQCHGPTPPCRRASRPPKPLRFSPQSSEESDMEVGDASSEEDTAANTPPPQQPPHSHDSSDLKDNEKLTPSAGSPGDVTHPPPLPPPPSPAASSEESGERLTLSGVQNQNLRPSAGQGQGQQPGERKEEEQEGGEEEEEEGGKEEEVEEEEETEKEEEEK; via the exons ATGCTTGAGGCTTTAATAACGTTAATGACACACTTCTTCACCTCATCGAGCGGACAGGAGCCACAG GTACGAGTCATGTTCCTGACGTGGATGTTTCTGCTGTCTGCTCTTCCAAACG CGCTTTCCGCCGGCTCCATCTTCTGTCCGGACCCGGAGGCAGATCACATGACTG ATTGTCTTGGGCTGCGCTTCACCTGGATACACTCGGTCTTCGATAACTTCCCCTCCATGCTGAGCTTTGTGTCGAAGCTGCACTGTGCGACGGGGATTTGCCCACGTGACCTGGAAGATTATGGCTGCTCCTGCAGATATGTGGCAGCTGGAAACCCCATGGATGCTCTGGACGT GTGCTGCGAGGCTCACCGGCTGTGTTACCAGAACGCTGCCCCCTGCAGGCAGGAGCTGCCGCTCGCCCCGTACAACTTCAGCTGTCCAGCAGCTGCAAACACCAGCTGCG ATGCTGCTGATTTGTGTCAGCAGAGGTTCTGTGAATGCGACCGAGCCGCCATCGACTGCATGACTCAGAGCCCCTACAACTCAACGCTGAGAGGCCTCGCTGACACGTCCTGCTCAGCTACAAATCAAACAG TTTGGCAAAATGGGACCAAATCCATGACTCGTGCTgtggaggacgaggaggagagTGGATCAAAATCACTGATCAATACAG ATCTGCTCGGTGGCGTCGAGGAGACAGGTGAAGTCTTCAGAGCAGCAG ATGTTCTCCCAGTAGAAAACACCTCAGAAAGCTTTAATTTCTCCAGCTCGTTCTTCCTGTCAGCAG CAGTAACAACAGGCAGGGTGGATAACCAGAGTGACACCGAGGCCGTGGAGTACAACCTCAGCACTCCAGCACCGCTGATGCCTGCTG AGGAGCTTGAGGAAGGCACAGGAGGTGCAGCGGAGGTGGAAGAGGCAGAGATGACACACCTGAGTTATATCTCTAAAG TTCTGAATGAGAGCGCCACAGAGGAAGCACTCGAGCAGGAAGAGATAAATGGGGATCAGATGACCCACAATCCTCCAGCAATCAGCCGGG ATTCAGGTTTGCGCGTTCATGGTGAAGAGACGCCAACTGAAGCAGAATCCAAGCTGACCTCTTCACTGAGCTCTGCTGCTGAAATCACAGAGGTGAATGAAACAGGAACATCAGCGCCGCTCGATCACATTTTACCATCGACTCCTCCGAGAACTACAACTCCCAGAGAGCTGACATCAGCGGCTGTGGAAGAATCAGCCGAGACAG GTGTAATCTTAGCCTCAACAACAACCAACACGAGTCCTTCTGAGTCATCTGAGGAGGAAGGAAAtgggaaagaggaggaggacaaTGAAGAGGAGCAGGAGTCTG TCTTTGATGTGCTCAAAACTACAACAatgacaacagcaacaacagcgTCAGCCACAAGGAAAACTCCTCACACAG GTGAAACGCTCCCAACATCCGCAACAACCACATCTTCATCAGCGGCTTCAGTGAGAACCATCGCAGAGACGACGCAGAGGAGACCGGCCACCTCCGTCACACCGCGTTGGGAGGTCCACACCCGAAGCACAACAGCAGCGGATTTAAAACCTCCGCCACGCTCCACCAGCGAGGCTGGATCCGAGGAAAAGACCGGAACGACAACGGTCAAACCTCCGAGTGtggaaggaggagaggaggacgaCTCGCGGGAGAAAGACTCGGACG ACTGGTTCACTCCTCAGAGGAGGGCGGTGCCGTTCTTCGCCTGGTCCCTGCTGGAGTCTGTTGGGCTGACCGACATACACTTGCAGCCAGACACCAAAG CAGAATGCAGTCACTCCTTCAGCGTGTACGCCAGCGACGGTCAGTCCAGACGGGAGATGCCAGCGCTGGGGGAGATGCTCCACTGCCTGACGGGACGCTGCCCGCACGAGTACGAGATGTACGGCTGCTACTGCGGACAGGAGGGCGGCAGTCAGCCTCTGGATCAGCTGGACAG GTGTTGCTTCTTCCACCATTGCTGCCTGAAGCAGATCAGCTCGATGGGCTGCAGGCCGGAGAGGAAGCTCAAGGCTCAGATCTCCTGTGAGAACGCAAAACCACGAT GTCAGGGGGTCACTGTGTGCGACAAACTGCAGTGTGTATGCGACAAAACCACAGCAGAGTGCATGGCGGCCGCACACTTTAACCACAGTCTGCCGACGCCGCAGTGCCACGGGCCAACGCCCCCCTGCCGCCGAGCCAGCAGACCCCCCAAACCTCTGAGGTTCTCCCCCCAGTCCAGCGAGGAGTCGGACATGGAGGTCGGGGACGCCAGCAGTGAGGAGGACACGGCTGCAAACACACCTCCACCTCAGCAACCTCCTCACAG CCATGACAGCTCCGACCTGAAGGACAACGAGAAGTTGACTCCTTCTGCTGGATCACCCGGAGACGTGacacatcctcctcctctccctccccctCCTTCTCCTGCTGCCTCCAGTGAGGAGAGCGGGGAGCGACTGACACTCAGCGGGGTTCAAAACCAGAACCTGAGGCCGAGTGCAGGGCAGGGCCAGGGCCAGCAAccgggagagagaaaggaggaggagcaagagggaggagaggaagaggaggaggaaggtggaaaagaagaagaagtagaggaagaggaggaaacagagaaagaggaggaggaaaaatag